Proteins encoded within one genomic window of Vespula vulgaris chromosome 16, iyVesVulg1.1, whole genome shotgun sequence:
- the LOC127069697 gene encoding uncharacterized protein LOC127069697 isoform X1, with amino-acid sequence MFYVKIKFSHSFHFEMNKTQTIHDIATNISAEIRSRTNRFIAVFDWVNCLTAFFIFFMLLRVLHYRHKWLTSERYNNRYITNNIRTIDLIRARQDKETILPLNHRERNRYVSLSSVKLIKTERVKLAKSATFLSLTSVKICIYIIMDYSLYWILDTIRYHGRIQTQIDQPNSVGIYVSGTGFLAELYRSIIKAFTPHVKDIEINTVPCLPDPIPPSFDGYIRILTLIILCWMMIIFEPYSFRLREVVMCQYYPDRAKQRAAWLYNHIMRSRGSFVKFARRQLRRKFGINGETIERVTFKQRVMAVFPFLNKLFPQKEQACILCGAVQRDDINPHIKCPTPDCVGLFCLQCFADLQNICTICRSPLEYGDLSDMSEEIDSSDDQLRIVHEKRLKLAEAERRRREREKIDIKEISKKREEAKIEKSFETIDIEEESDEEEFEEYEESSSTSVYSYSYQDDLTREPEIYERKLPFKDLEAQKLRDDVTIQIFNEPIARSIMLSSDTTPSCFVVRAHRKVRSRLKKKSRSSFSHKYCYSSTSIIDSDYWPSDEVNEDEVIHIEINDGSKELLIKDKCEDGKSYSRVRRIMAALLRIPWIGRRGRKGLQPRRPSLIKRVVKMLNVKRSKSPVQTYRRIRTKKSDVEDISISSSPSSFSDDDDNDGSRLICKHRSTKDSLRPRRTRCRVDWEDPEDIIRAKDYKERKIICPAKVDDTNWQYPCEKKFVTKDLPRHLETISKYTSYHEIDETADSQPSYRCVRKEDDINILSDAKTSSTCQRTATWNIVGEDESQNFNPPQFERKCVRAGVIKNDQDSMTVSEKTERAPVHKEESDTNDQIRVDDKEKRKKGVAKSEHRKKVKGLQLYDTLAGLELYGTKDERRKPDKKKTAIHPREKTVDKVDIGTDLRDQSRAMQTKLVKCRPDKKDERKKCQKSKEICCKVARPTESKERRWKKCIEEYKKHKRHKKKRPSDFEIKCYRKKRSFKDTLMMLDKLYAKRKDCKKDRTRRKYTCDESHQFPEDERRGYVHESLYPKENQRQLISGFIPIMYPEHMQTCKPFYDFYERDRERISKQEETSDVGSIFQQYSSRVCQREPHVDRLRYFDEEYYGSCQHEDDQTDVSSHREYYSDDNDEDITTCTDNKNSSSESLSSSFERSREDACRYKENIHYTEKSRESFQPPMLRKYLPMYQRSELIEELKEHDRMRLIREKEAVRCVTSNPLDSRKLSFASKMQESQTLSETFVDCDREKPQNPLTQAARNEKLPYQETKAFKEVTKEFRKRTLCTKRDENVRETEPLISQSRNADKSKEVKQLFPPNQKNRKSNFVSNITNRIMNAFKSTHRKKGAKKSPQVHEMSSTVYEQPCRRHLSDVSFSADDTTDNNDETW; translated from the exons ATGTTCTACGTAAAAATCAAGTTTTcacattcttttcatttcgaaatgAACAAAACTCAAACTATACACGATATTGCTACGAATATTTCTGCTGAGATCAGATCAAGGACTAACAGATTTATAGCGGTTTTCGATTGGGTGAATTGTCTAACagctttctttatatttttcatgttgCTAAG aGTTTTACATTATCGGCACAAATGGTTAACGAGCGAGAGATATAACAACAGATATATTACCAATAATattcgtacgatcgatttGATAAGAGCGCGACAGGACAAAGAAACGATTTTGCCGTTGAATCATCGCGAAAGAAATCGTTATGTATCATTGTCGTCggtcaaattaattaaaaccgAGAGGGTCAAGTTAGCAAAATCAGCGACGTTTTTGAGCTTGACTTCGGtcaaaatttgtatttatataataatggaTTATAGTCTTTACTGGATACTCGATACTATCAGATATCACGGACGAATACAAACGCAG ATCGATCAGCCAAACTCCGTTGGTATATACGTTTCAGGAACTGGTTTTCTCGCAGAACTTTACAGAAGTATTATAAAGGCATTTACTCCGCACGTTAAAGACATCGAAATCAATACGGTCCCATGTCTCCCAGATCCAATACCTCCAAGTTTCGATGGATATATAAGAATCCTAACTCTGATCATTTTATGTTGGATGATGATAATTTTTGAACCCTATAGTTTTCGACTGAGAGAAGTTGTGATGTGTCAGTATTATCCCGATAGAGCGAAGCAAAGAGCAGCGTGGCTTTACAATCATATAATGCG ttCGAGAGGAAGTTTCGTTAAATTCGCGAGACGTCAGTTACGTCGAAAATTTGGTATCAACGGAGAAACTATAGAAAGGGTTACTTTTAAGCAACGTGTAATGGCTGTCTTTCCTTTCTTAAACAAATTGTTCCCGCAAAAGGAACAAGCTTGTATTTTGTGCGGTGCCGTTCAACGCGATGATATTAACCCACATATTAAATGTCCGACACCAGATTGCGTTGGATTATTTTGCTTGCAGTGTTTCGCAGATTTACAGAATATCTGTACGATTTGTCGATCGCCTCTGGAATACGGAGATTTGTCGGACATGAGCGAAGAAAT AGATTCCTCCGACGATCAATTACGAATTGTTcacgaaaaaagattaaaattagcCGAGgctgaaagaagaaggagggaaagagagaaaatagatattaaagaaatttcgaagaaacgagaggaagcgaaaatcgagaaatcgttcgaaacgatcgatatagaAGAGGAATCGGATGAAGAGGAGTTCGAAGAGTACGAAGAGAGTAGTTCTACATCGGTTTACAGTTATA GCTATCAAGATGATTTAACACGGGAACCGGAGATTTATGAACGAAAACTTCCATTCAAGGATCTTGAAGCTCAAAAACTACGAGATGATGTTACTATTCAG ATATTCAACGAGCCAATTGCAAGAAGCATAATGTTAAGCAGTGATACAACGCCTTCTTGTTTCGTCGTTAGAGCACATAGAAAAGTTCGTAGCAGGTTAAAGAAGAAGTCTCGTTCGTCGTTTTCtcataaatattgttattcgTCGACATCAATAATAGACTCGGATTATTGGCCAAGTGATGAAGTAAACGAGGACGAAGTGATACATATAGAAATCAATGATGGCTCGAAGGAGTTGCTTATAAAGGATAAGTGCGAAGATGGGAAAAGTTATAGCCGCGTAAGACGAATTATGGCAGCTCTACTAAGAATTCCTTGGATCGGCAGACGT ggaagaaaaggatTACAACCAAGGAGACCATCTTTGATAAAACGAGTCGTTAAAATGCTGAACGTAAAAAGATCTAAATCGCCTGTACAAACGTACAGACGTATAAGAACTAAGAAAAGTGACGTCGAAGATATATCAATATCATCGTCGCCATCTTCGTTCagtgacgacgatgacaacgatggATCACGTTTAATATGCAAACATCGATCGACAAAGGATAGTCTCAGACCTAGAAGAACTCGGTGCCGTGTAGACTGGGAGGATCCCGAAGATATCATTCGTGCTAAGGATTATAAAGAGCGCAAAATTATTTGTCCTGCAAAAGTAGATGATACCAATTGGCAATATCCTtgtgaaaagaaatttgttacaAAGGATTTACCGAG aCACTTGGAAACAATTTCGAAGTATACGTCTTATCATGAAATCGATGAAACCGCGGATTCACAACCATCGTATAGATGCGTTCGTAAGGAagacgatataaatatattatcagaCGCGAAAACGTCATCGACTTGTCAAAGAACGGCTACTTGGAACATCGTTGGTGAAGATGAATCACAA aattttaatcCTCCACAATTTGAACGTAAATGCGTGAGAGCAGGAGTGATCAAGAATGATCAAGATTCAATGACGGTATCCGAAAAAACTGAGAGAGCTCCAGTGCATAAAGAAGAGAGTGATACGAACGATCAAATTAGAGtggacgataaagaaaaaaggaagaaaggagttGCAAAATCAGAGCAtcggaaaaaagtaaaaggattACAATTATACGATACATTGGCAGGTCTAGAATTGTATGGAACTaaagacgagagaagaaaaccagataaaaaaaaaactgctaTTCATCCTCGAGAAAAAACTGTTGATAAAGTTGACATAGGAACTGATTTACGAGACCAAAGTAGAGCTATGCAAACGAAGCTGGTAAAATGTCGGCCAGATAAAAaagacgaacgaaagaaatgccaaaagtcgaaagaaatttgttgCAAAGTGGCCAGACCTACCGAATCGAAGGAACGACGATGGAAAAAGTGtatagaagaatataaaaaacataaaag GCACAAAAAGAAACGTCCAAGCGATTTTGAGATTAAATGTTATCGAAAGAAACGCAGCTTTAAAGACACATTAATGATGTTGGATAAACTAtatgcgaaaagaaaagattgcaAGAAGGATAGAACGAGGCGTAAATA CACTTGCGACGAATCACATCAATTTCCtgaagatgaaagaagaggTTACGTTCATGAAAGCCTTTATCctaaagaaaatcaaagacAATTAATTTCTGGTTTCATACCCATAATGTATCCCGAACATATGCAAACTTGCAAACCCTTTTACGATTTCTACGAGAGAGATCGTGAAAGGATATCAAAGCAGGAAGAAACTAGCGACGTTGGATCAATTTTTCAGCAATACAGTTCACGAGTTTGTCAACGTGAACCACACGTCGATAGATTGCGATATTTTGACGAAGAATATTACGGTAGTTGTCAACATGAAGATGATCAAACCGATGTCAGCAGTCATCGAGA ATATTATTCGGACGATAATGATGAAGATATTACTACGTGTACGGACAATAAAAACAGTTCTTCGGAAAGCTTATCTTCTAGTTTTGAAAGAAGTAGAGAAGATGCGTGtcgttataaagaaaatattcattacaCCGAGAAATCCCGAGAAAGCTTTCAACCTCCTATGCTGAGGAAATATTTACCTATGTATCAAAGATCAGAATTGATCGAAGAATTGAAGGAACACGATAGAATGAGATTaataagggaaaaagaagCTGTAAGATGTGTTACATCGAATCCCTTAGACTCTAGGAAGTTATCGTTCGCCTCTAAGATGCAGGAAAGCCAAACTTTGAGCGAGACTTTTGTGGATTGTGATCGTGAAAAACCA CAAAATCCATTAACACAAGCAGCAAGAAACGAAAAACTTCCTTATCAAGAGACCAAAGCATTCAAAGAAGTAACAAAGGAATTTCGTAAACGAACTCTTTGCACAAAAAGGGATGAAAATGTTCGAGAAACCGAACCTTTGATCTCACAATCTAGAAATGCTGATAAATCTAAAGAAGTCAAGCAATTGTTTCCTCCCAATCAAAAAAATCGGAAATCCAACTTCGTTTCTAATATCACCAACAGAATAATGAATGCATTTAAA TCAACGCATCGCAAAAAAGGTGCGAAGAAAAGTCCACAAGTTCATGAAATGTCTTCGACTGTTTACGAGCAACCGTGTAGAAGACATTTATCTGACGTTTCATTCTCGGCAGATGACACAACGGATAACAACGATGAAACTTGGTAA
- the LOC127069697 gene encoding uncharacterized protein LOC127069697 isoform X2 has translation MAFFQLVVKAHRLEKLRRKYEDEKLRSIEVSKGAKHLTWRQKFRHKKLRCKRKVKNFWRKITSFPEDSWLHKKAVLLRTDGTFENYILKSIFGFIGGVILTYIFFMFFVIQLNFSLTSATFLCSIIGVILTLGLSFSYGVRCVVFLLLPQFFSKRGRQALIAYAFILTLTGPAKNTLRNISVLTESLACGQEMLKTAVKSVLDLIKEPFYALKEAIMKVTKAVRIIVSKIKQTFIAIKRIVLGIVRVITAVFQWLGSIISICNKKLGTPFERCQRVFEGAVADCRAKLGPIFGGICDLTYIVSALCWVVKPLDFICMLVSYVADVIVGAVKKKIRRFTRHMKTMFYVKIKFSHSFHFEMNKTQTIHDIATNISAEIRSRTNRFIAVFDWVNCLTAFFIFFMLLRVLHYRHKWLTSERYNNRYITNNIRTIDLIRARQDKETILPLNHRERNRYVSLSSVKLIKTERVKLAKSATFLSLTSVKICIYIIMDYSLYWILDTIRYHGRIQTQIDQPNSVGIYVSGTGFLAELYRSIIKAFTPHVKDIEINTVPCLPDPIPPSFDGYIRILTLIILCWMMIIFEPYSFRLREVVMCQYYPDRAKQRAAWLYNHIMRSRGSFVKFARRQLRRKFGINGETIERVTFKQRVMAVFPFLNKLFPQKEQACILCGAVQRDDINPHIKCPTPDCVGLFCLQCFADLQNICTICRSPLEYGDLSDMSEEIDSSDDQLRIVHEKRLKLAEAERRRREREKIDIKEISKKREEAKIEKSFETIDIEEESDEEEFEEYEESSSTSVYSYSYQDDLTREPEIYERKLPFKDLEAQKLRDDVTIQIFNEPIARSIMLSSDTTPSCFVVRAHRKVRSRLKKKSRSSFSHKYCYSSTSIIDSDYWPSDEVNEDEVIHIEINDGSKELLIKDKCEDGKSYSRVRRIMAALLRIPWIGRRGRKGLQPRRPSLIKRVVKMLNVKRSKSPVQTYRRIRTKKSDVEDISISSSPSSFSDDDDNDGSRLICKHRSTKDSLRPRRTRCRVDWEDPEDIIRAKDYKERKIICPAKVDDTNWQYPCEKKFVTKDLPRHLETISKYTSYHEIDETADSQPSYRCVRKEDDINILSDAKTSSTCQRTATWNIVGEDESQNFNPPQFERKCVRAGVIKNDQDSMTVSEKTERAPVHKEESDTNDQIRVDDKEKRKKGVAKSEHRKKVKGLQLYDTLAGLELYGTKDERRKPDKKKTAIHPREKTVDKVDIGTDLRDQSRAMQTKLVKCRPDKKDERKKCQKSKEICCKVARPTESKERRWKKCIEEYKKHKRHKKKRPSDFEIKCYRKKRSFKDTLMMLDKLYAKRKDCKKDRTRRKYTCDESHQFPEDERRGYVHESLYPKENQRQLISGFIPIMYPEHMQTCKPFYDFYERDRERISKQEETSDVGSIFQQYSSRVCQREPHVDRLRYFDEEYYGSCQHEDDQTDVSSHREYYSDDNDEDITTCTDNKNSSSESLSSSFERSREDACRYKENIHYTEKSRESFQPPMLRKYLPMYQRSELIEELKEHDRMRLIREKEAVRCVTSNPLDSRKLSFASKMQESQTLSETFVDCDREKPQNPLTQAARNEKLPYQETKAFKEVTKEFRKRTLCTKRDENVRETEPLISQSRNADKSKEVKQLFPPNQKNRKSNFVSNITNRIMNAFKSTHRKKGAKKSPQVHEMSSTVYEQPCRRHLSDVSFSADDTTDNNDETW, from the exons ATGGCTTTTTTCCAATTGGTAGTGAAAGCCCATCGTCTTGAAAAACTTCGTCGTAAATACGAGGATGAAAAATTGAGATCGATCGAGGTCTCAAAGGGTGCCAAGCATTTGACTTGGAGGCAAAAATTTCGTCATAAGAAATTGCG atgtaaaagaaaagtgaaaaactTTTGGAGAAAGATAACCAGCTTCCCAGAAGATTCCTGGCTTCATAAAAAAGCAGTTCTTTTACGTACCGATGGTacctttgaaaattatattttaaaaagtatttttggATTTATTGGAGGCGTTATTCTcacttatatattctttatgttCTTCgttatacaattaaatttcTCGCTTACATCGGCAACTTTCTTGTGCTCGATTATTGGAGTAATATTGACTTTGGGTTTATCATTTTCCTACGGGGTTAG ATGcgtcgtatttttattattaccacAGTTCTTTTCTAAACGTGGTCGGCAAGCTTTAATTGCCTATGCTTTTATATTGACTCTTACTGGACCAGCAAAAAATACACTAAGAAATATAAGTGTACTTACGGAATCTTTGGCTTGTGGCCAG GAAATGTTGAAGACAGCTGTTAAAAGCGTTTTGGATTTGATAAAGGAACCGTTTTATGCGTTGAAAGAAGCGATCATGAAAGTAACCAAAGCAGTGAGAATTATCGTATCAAAGATCAAACAAACTTTCATTGctataaaaagaattgttcTTGGTATAG TCAGAGTAATAACCGCAGTTTTTCAATGGCTTGGAAGTATTATAAGTATATGCAATAAAAAGTTAGGCACGCCTTTTGAAAGATGTCAAAGAGTATTCGAAGGTGCCGTTGCCGATTGTAGAGCTAAACTCGGTCCGATTTTTGGTGGGATTTGTGATTTGACGTATATCGTAAGTGCTCTTTGTTGGGTAGTTAAACCATTGGATTTTATATGCATGCTGGTTTCATACGTTGCTGACGTCATAGTCGGCGCtgtaaagaaaa aaattcGAAGATTCACCAGACACATGAAGACGATGTTCTACGTAAAAATCAAGTTTTcacattcttttcatttcgaaatgAACAAAACTCAAACTATACACGATATTGCTACGAATATTTCTGCTGAGATCAGATCAAGGACTAACAGATTTATAGCGGTTTTCGATTGGGTGAATTGTCTAACagctttctttatatttttcatgttgCTAAG aGTTTTACATTATCGGCACAAATGGTTAACGAGCGAGAGATATAACAACAGATATATTACCAATAATattcgtacgatcgatttGATAAGAGCGCGACAGGACAAAGAAACGATTTTGCCGTTGAATCATCGCGAAAGAAATCGTTATGTATCATTGTCGTCggtcaaattaattaaaaccgAGAGGGTCAAGTTAGCAAAATCAGCGACGTTTTTGAGCTTGACTTCGGtcaaaatttgtatttatataataatggaTTATAGTCTTTACTGGATACTCGATACTATCAGATATCACGGACGAATACAAACGCAG ATCGATCAGCCAAACTCCGTTGGTATATACGTTTCAGGAACTGGTTTTCTCGCAGAACTTTACAGAAGTATTATAAAGGCATTTACTCCGCACGTTAAAGACATCGAAATCAATACGGTCCCATGTCTCCCAGATCCAATACCTCCAAGTTTCGATGGATATATAAGAATCCTAACTCTGATCATTTTATGTTGGATGATGATAATTTTTGAACCCTATAGTTTTCGACTGAGAGAAGTTGTGATGTGTCAGTATTATCCCGATAGAGCGAAGCAAAGAGCAGCGTGGCTTTACAATCATATAATGCG ttCGAGAGGAAGTTTCGTTAAATTCGCGAGACGTCAGTTACGTCGAAAATTTGGTATCAACGGAGAAACTATAGAAAGGGTTACTTTTAAGCAACGTGTAATGGCTGTCTTTCCTTTCTTAAACAAATTGTTCCCGCAAAAGGAACAAGCTTGTATTTTGTGCGGTGCCGTTCAACGCGATGATATTAACCCACATATTAAATGTCCGACACCAGATTGCGTTGGATTATTTTGCTTGCAGTGTTTCGCAGATTTACAGAATATCTGTACGATTTGTCGATCGCCTCTGGAATACGGAGATTTGTCGGACATGAGCGAAGAAAT AGATTCCTCCGACGATCAATTACGAATTGTTcacgaaaaaagattaaaattagcCGAGgctgaaagaagaaggagggaaagagagaaaatagatattaaagaaatttcgaagaaacgagaggaagcgaaaatcgagaaatcgttcgaaacgatcgatatagaAGAGGAATCGGATGAAGAGGAGTTCGAAGAGTACGAAGAGAGTAGTTCTACATCGGTTTACAGTTATA GCTATCAAGATGATTTAACACGGGAACCGGAGATTTATGAACGAAAACTTCCATTCAAGGATCTTGAAGCTCAAAAACTACGAGATGATGTTACTATTCAG ATATTCAACGAGCCAATTGCAAGAAGCATAATGTTAAGCAGTGATACAACGCCTTCTTGTTTCGTCGTTAGAGCACATAGAAAAGTTCGTAGCAGGTTAAAGAAGAAGTCTCGTTCGTCGTTTTCtcataaatattgttattcgTCGACATCAATAATAGACTCGGATTATTGGCCAAGTGATGAAGTAAACGAGGACGAAGTGATACATATAGAAATCAATGATGGCTCGAAGGAGTTGCTTATAAAGGATAAGTGCGAAGATGGGAAAAGTTATAGCCGCGTAAGACGAATTATGGCAGCTCTACTAAGAATTCCTTGGATCGGCAGACGT ggaagaaaaggatTACAACCAAGGAGACCATCTTTGATAAAACGAGTCGTTAAAATGCTGAACGTAAAAAGATCTAAATCGCCTGTACAAACGTACAGACGTATAAGAACTAAGAAAAGTGACGTCGAAGATATATCAATATCATCGTCGCCATCTTCGTTCagtgacgacgatgacaacgatggATCACGTTTAATATGCAAACATCGATCGACAAAGGATAGTCTCAGACCTAGAAGAACTCGGTGCCGTGTAGACTGGGAGGATCCCGAAGATATCATTCGTGCTAAGGATTATAAAGAGCGCAAAATTATTTGTCCTGCAAAAGTAGATGATACCAATTGGCAATATCCTtgtgaaaagaaatttgttacaAAGGATTTACCGAG aCACTTGGAAACAATTTCGAAGTATACGTCTTATCATGAAATCGATGAAACCGCGGATTCACAACCATCGTATAGATGCGTTCGTAAGGAagacgatataaatatattatcagaCGCGAAAACGTCATCGACTTGTCAAAGAACGGCTACTTGGAACATCGTTGGTGAAGATGAATCACAA aattttaatcCTCCACAATTTGAACGTAAATGCGTGAGAGCAGGAGTGATCAAGAATGATCAAGATTCAATGACGGTATCCGAAAAAACTGAGAGAGCTCCAGTGCATAAAGAAGAGAGTGATACGAACGATCAAATTAGAGtggacgataaagaaaaaaggaagaaaggagttGCAAAATCAGAGCAtcggaaaaaagtaaaaggattACAATTATACGATACATTGGCAGGTCTAGAATTGTATGGAACTaaagacgagagaagaaaaccagataaaaaaaaaactgctaTTCATCCTCGAGAAAAAACTGTTGATAAAGTTGACATAGGAACTGATTTACGAGACCAAAGTAGAGCTATGCAAACGAAGCTGGTAAAATGTCGGCCAGATAAAAaagacgaacgaaagaaatgccaaaagtcgaaagaaatttgttgCAAAGTGGCCAGACCTACCGAATCGAAGGAACGACGATGGAAAAAGTGtatagaagaatataaaaaacataaaag GCACAAAAAGAAACGTCCAAGCGATTTTGAGATTAAATGTTATCGAAAGAAACGCAGCTTTAAAGACACATTAATGATGTTGGATAAACTAtatgcgaaaagaaaagattgcaAGAAGGATAGAACGAGGCGTAAATA CACTTGCGACGAATCACATCAATTTCCtgaagatgaaagaagaggTTACGTTCATGAAAGCCTTTATCctaaagaaaatcaaagacAATTAATTTCTGGTTTCATACCCATAATGTATCCCGAACATATGCAAACTTGCAAACCCTTTTACGATTTCTACGAGAGAGATCGTGAAAGGATATCAAAGCAGGAAGAAACTAGCGACGTTGGATCAATTTTTCAGCAATACAGTTCACGAGTTTGTCAACGTGAACCACACGTCGATAGATTGCGATATTTTGACGAAGAATATTACGGTAGTTGTCAACATGAAGATGATCAAACCGATGTCAGCAGTCATCGAGA ATATTATTCGGACGATAATGATGAAGATATTACTACGTGTACGGACAATAAAAACAGTTCTTCGGAAAGCTTATCTTCTAGTTTTGAAAGAAGTAGAGAAGATGCGTGtcgttataaagaaaatattcattacaCCGAGAAATCCCGAGAAAGCTTTCAACCTCCTATGCTGAGGAAATATTTACCTATGTATCAAAGATCAGAATTGATCGAAGAATTGAAGGAACACGATAGAATGAGATTaataagggaaaaagaagCTGTAAGATGTGTTACATCGAATCCCTTAGACTCTAGGAAGTTATCGTTCGCCTCTAAGATGCAGGAAAGCCAAACTTTGAGCGAGACTTTTGTGGATTGTGATCGTGAAAAACCA CAAAATCCATTAACACAAGCAGCAAGAAACGAAAAACTTCCTTATCAAGAGACCAAAGCATTCAAAGAAGTAACAAAGGAATTTCGTAAACGAACTCTTTGCACAAAAAGGGATGAAAATGTTCGAGAAACCGAACCTTTGATCTCACAATCTAGAAATGCTGATAAATCTAAAGAAGTCAAGCAATTGTTTCCTCCCAATCAAAAAAATCGGAAATCCAACTTCGTTTCTAATATCACCAACAGAATAATGAATGCATTTAAA TCAACGCATCGCAAAAAAGGTGCGAAGAAAAGTCCACAAGTTCATGAAATGTCTTCGACTGTTTACGAGCAACCGTGTAGAAGACATTTATCTGACGTTTCATTCTCGGCAGATGACACAACGGATAACAACGATGAAACTTGGTAA